The Chitinophagales bacterium genome has a segment encoding these proteins:
- a CDS encoding ribonuclease H-like domain-containing protein produces the protein MFAIVDIETTGGNNITERIIEIAIIIHNGEKVIEEYTTLINPNKKINAFISTFTGITNSMVANAPSFEEVADTINQLTHNKIFVAHNAKFDYHFIKNEFKRLNTPFQRQTLDTVQLSRKAFPKQKSYSLGKLCSALEIPIDNRHRAFGDARATAILFEKIILHHNEDFFKHTIKKPTLFLPDTIDVHFIESLPEETGLYLFRDKENNILHIDKTKNIKDSIYYFYKEKPKERYKKELFELTHSIEIELTGNELLAILLKKHYVQQHQPKYNKQQFTSDFSFGIFAENDAAGFKKLMVKVIDEAETPIIKFTSKLKAEKMMQHILSNFKTMPSFKKIDSSFIYNKKLDDILSKFTYPNENFILIDEGRNFDEKCAFLIKDNTLIGYCFYQPEFINDFSLLEEQIIPIEENAETAKNIIQYIRKNKNKLDIIAF, from the coding sequence TTGTTTGCAATTGTTGACATAGAAACTACTGGTGGCAATAATATAACAGAACGAATTATTGAGATTGCCATTATCATTCACAATGGCGAAAAAGTAATTGAAGAATACACTACGCTTATTAATCCGAATAAAAAAATAAATGCCTTTATTTCTACTTTTACAGGAATTACCAATAGCATGGTTGCCAATGCACCTTCGTTTGAAGAAGTTGCAGATACCATTAATCAATTAACTCATAATAAAATTTTTGTAGCACATAATGCCAAGTTCGACTATCACTTTATTAAAAATGAGTTTAAACGATTAAATACACCTTTTCAGCGACAAACTTTAGATACGGTACAGTTGAGTAGAAAAGCATTTCCAAAACAGAAATCGTATAGTTTAGGAAAACTGTGTAGTGCTTTAGAAATTCCTATAGATAACAGACATAGAGCTTTTGGTGATGCAAGAGCAACAGCCATTTTGTTTGAAAAAATTATACTGCATCATAACGAAGATTTTTTTAAACACACCATAAAGAAACCTACGCTATTTTTACCAGATACTATTGATGTTCACTTTATAGAATCTTTGCCAGAAGAAACTGGATTGTATTTGTTTCGAGATAAAGAAAATAATATTTTACATATAGATAAAACAAAAAATATTAAAGATAGTATATATTATTTTTATAAAGAAAAACCAAAGGAACGCTACAAAAAAGAATTGTTTGAACTAACACACAGTATTGAAATTGAACTTACAGGAAATGAACTGTTAGCTATATTATTAAAAAAACACTATGTGCAACAGCATCAGCCAAAGTACAATAAACAACAATTTACTAGTGATTTTTCTTTTGGAATTTTTGCAGAAAACGATGCAGCTGGATTTAAAAAATTAATGGTAAAAGTAATTGACGAAGCAGAAACACCAATAATTAAATTTACTTCTAAGTTGAAAGCAGAAAAAATGATGCAGCATATTTTAAGCAACTTTAAGACAATGCCTTCGTTTAAAAAAATAGATTCTAGTTTTATTTATAATAAAAAATTAGATGATATTTTGTCTAAGTTTACTTATCCAAATGAAAATTTTATTTTGATAGACGAAGGCAGAAATTTTGATGAAAAATGTGCTTTCTTAATTAAAGACAATACACTAATAGGTTACTGCTTTTATCAACCAGAATTTATTAATGATTTTAGCTTGTTAGAAGAACAAATCATTCCAATTGAAGAAAACGCAGAAACAGCAAAGAACATCATTCAATACATCAGAAAAAATAAGAACAAATTAGATATTATAGCGTTTTAA
- a CDS encoding zeta toxin family protein encodes MAIPRIRVFAGPNGSGKSTLFDSFSKKYPTGYFLNADFIENELTNKGFIDLNDYQLKLTQIDLENFYQSERAKSLIQKSIKDGHQIDVSIQENVITDKTKSSHSYEGALISMFLRHHLQFKKLDFCFETVMSHSSKIEEIKEAKAIGYKVYLYFIATEHPDVNISRVENRVQKGGHQVLEDKIESRYYKSLNNLIDAIKVADKSYVFDNSQDRFRLIATVKENKALELKVNQRDLPNWSINNILIYYI; translated from the coding sequence ATGGCGATTCCAAGAATTAGAGTATTTGCAGGACCAAATGGTTCTGGGAAAAGTACCTTGTTTGATAGTTTTTCTAAGAAATATCCAACAGGTTATTTTTTGAATGCTGATTTTATTGAAAACGAATTGACAAACAAAGGATTTATTGATTTGAATGATTATCAATTGAAACTTACACAAATTGATTTAGAAAATTTTTATCAATCGGAAAGAGCCAAATCTTTAATTCAAAAATCTATAAAAGATGGTCATCAAATTGATGTTAGTATTCAAGAAAATGTAATTACAGACAAAACAAAAAGTAGTCATAGCTATGAAGGTGCTTTAATTAGTATGTTTTTAAGACATCATCTTCAATTTAAGAAATTAGATTTTTGCTTTGAAACAGTAATGAGTCATTCTTCTAAGATTGAAGAAATTAAAGAAGCAAAAGCTATTGGATATAAAGTTTACTTATATTTTATTGCAACAGAACATCCTGATGTAAATATTTCTAGAGTAGAAAATAGAGTTCAAAAAGGTGGTCATCAAGTTTTGGAAGATAAAATCGAATCAAGATATTATAAATCTTTAAACAACTTAATTGATGCAATTAAAGTAGCTGATAAATCTTATGTTTTTGATAACTCTCAAGATAGATTTAGATTAATTGCAACTGTAAAAGAAAATAAAGCATTAGAGTTAAAAGTAAATCAAAGAGATTTGCCTAATTGGTCTATCAATAATATTTTAATATATTATATTTAA
- a CDS encoding geranylgeranylglyceryl/heptaprenylglyceryl phosphate synthase has protein sequence MSNTLLYNTLQQKSKQIAVLIDPDKMNEEKLLQLITIAQNKIDYFFIGGSLLLHNNLEQIIQIIKQNTTIPVVLFPGNYNQISSSADAILLLSLISGRNAEFLIGQQVHAAPLLKQSNLEIISTGYILIDGNNKTSVQYISNTQAIPNNKNDIAACTALAGEQLGLKAIYLEAGSGALQSVPTTLIEAVKQQINIPLIVGGGIKTIAQATAIFNAGANVIVVGTAIEEDATFLSDLIQQIER, from the coding sequence ATGTCAAATACGCTACTATATAACACGCTACAACAAAAATCAAAGCAAATTGCTGTTTTGATTGATCCTGACAAAATGAATGAAGAAAAACTGCTTCAGTTAATAACGATTGCTCAAAATAAAATCGACTATTTTTTTATTGGTGGAAGTTTGCTACTACACAATAATTTAGAACAAATCATTCAAATCATTAAGCAAAACACGACTATTCCTGTGGTGCTTTTTCCTGGAAATTATAATCAGATTAGTAGTAGTGCCGACGCTATTTTATTGCTGTCTTTAATTTCTGGAAGAAACGCAGAGTTCTTAATAGGTCAGCAAGTTCATGCCGCTCCATTACTAAAACAAAGTAATTTAGAAATTATATCTACTGGATATATATTAATAGATGGAAATAATAAAACATCGGTACAATATATTAGTAATACACAAGCCATTCCAAATAACAAAAATGATATTGCTGCTTGTACTGCTTTGGCTGGCGAACAATTGGGTTTAAAAGCTATTTATTTAGAAGCTGGAAGTGGTGCTTTGCAAAGCGTGCCTACCACATTAATTGAAGCTGTAAAACAACAAATTAATATTCCTTTAATTGTTGGTGGAGGAATTAAAACTATAGCACAAGCAACGGCTATTTTTAATGCAGGTGCAAATGTTATTGTAGTTGGAACAGCTATAGAAGAAGATGCTACATTTCTGTCAGATTTAATTCAACAAATTGAAAGGTAA
- the rsgA gene encoding ribosome small subunit-dependent GTPase A codes for MKGKVIQTTGSWYQVSLENKQTVNARLKGKFKLENFDTTNPIAVGDEVELILLDNNEYVIEKIFPRKNYIIRQSPRHKTQRHIVASNIDEVLIIASISQPRTSLGFIDRVIAAAECYHIAVTIIINKKDLWKAKENEIAATWINTYSNIGYSIFAINAFNQEDIARVRQILTDKTCLLTGHSGVGKSTLVNQINPNLNLKTGQISNKWNKGKHTTTFATSFEIFDNAFIIDTPGIKEFALLHLEPEEVSDYFVEMRQLKNQCEYSNCMHINEPNCAVLTALAKDKIAISRYESYLNIIDNIEAINYWERK; via the coding sequence TTGAAAGGTAAAGTCATACAAACAACTGGTAGTTGGTATCAAGTGAGTTTAGAAAATAAACAAACGGTAAATGCTCGACTAAAAGGTAAGTTTAAATTAGAAAACTTTGACACGACAAATCCAATTGCTGTCGGAGATGAAGTCGAATTAATTTTATTGGATAATAATGAATATGTAATAGAAAAAATATTTCCAAGAAAAAACTATATCATTCGTCAGTCACCACGACACAAAACACAAAGGCATATAGTGGCTTCAAATATAGATGAAGTACTAATTATAGCAAGTATCAGTCAGCCAAGAACTTCATTAGGATTTATTGATAGAGTAATTGCTGCTGCAGAATGTTATCATATTGCAGTAACTATCATCATTAATAAAAAAGATTTATGGAAAGCAAAGGAAAATGAAATTGCAGCAACTTGGATCAATACTTACAGTAATATTGGCTATTCTATTTTTGCAATTAATGCTTTTAATCAAGAAGATATTGCACGAGTACGCCAAATTTTAACAGATAAAACTTGTTTGCTTACAGGACATTCTGGTGTAGGAAAAAGCACTTTGGTCAATCAAATCAATCCAAATTTAAATTTAAAAACAGGACAGATTTCTAATAAATGGAACAAAGGAAAACACACCACTACATTTGCTACATCGTTTGAGATATTTGACAATGCTTTTATTATAGATACACCAGGCATTAAAGAATTTGCTTTGCTACACTTAGAACCAGAAGAAGTAAGTGATTATTTTGTAGAGATGAGACAGCTAAAAAATCAATGTGAGTATAGTAATTGCATGCACATTAATGAACCGAATTGTGCTGTGCTAACAGCTTTAGCAAAAGATAAAATTGCTATTAGTCGCTACGAAAGTTATTTAAACATCATCGACAATATAGAAGCCATTAACTATTGGGAAAGAAAGTAA
- a CDS encoding Dabb family protein, translating into MIKHIVCWQLIEENKLENALAIKTALEELNGKIDGLITIEVGTNAPNTPANNWDIVLYSEFESLDALNNYQVHALHKAAGAIIKPLTTNRVCVDYEV; encoded by the coding sequence ATGATAAAACACATTGTTTGTTGGCAATTGATAGAAGAAAATAAGTTAGAAAATGCACTAGCAATAAAAACTGCATTAGAAGAATTGAATGGAAAAATTGATGGACTGATAACAATAGAAGTCGGTACTAATGCACCAAATACACCAGCAAATAATTGGGATATAGTTTTATACAGCGAATTTGAATCGTTAGACGCACTAAACAATTATCAAGTACATGCATTACACAAAGCAGCAGGAGCAATCATCAAACCACTAACTACAAATAGAGTTTGTGTAGATTATGAAGTGTAA
- a CDS encoding VWA domain-containing protein, protein MGLDLDEILFTKVAKYFRKKSINKTLNDEKVVHLFNIKHKLNILANAITGLSINIFPAKREGGYKNDNFFLPVNMMLFSTKQLNEQYYIYRILYLYIQQKLNFNWQSDGVVDEALSQQKATEYAPIILKQLFEEFPSIEKIYNTLKEELIKQAKNNIVAINWLYGKWMVNQPEVNNNILTHTISSDNKKLQQEQAIQTTIKVKAVEELINVTIDKKQQEDYVLNHSFEKVETADEFHGNWRDFDGSDELEDHSDALDELDMKFTVRADDIVHSVYHSDFVENMAIAESKETETDNNYILYNEWNYQKKSYRKEYCKVFPKRITETNIELYKNTLQEYRTVLLSLRKMLANINNKQQQIKRQTDGTEFDLDALTDFYTDIYAKQSPNEKIYIAQRKRETDLSILILLDTSLSSDGYANSNKIIDVEKKVSILFGEILNENKVDFAIGSFYSKTRNYTVYQTIKAFDDSWQNAKYIVGAVQPCGYTRIGAALRHATQLIAQRSSKNKWVILLSDGKPNDYDKYEGSYGIYDVKQALKEMHQQNINSFALAIEANAKYYLPQMFGQNHFQIVTNPIDLLQSAVKLYEKIKLYSQ, encoded by the coding sequence ATGGGCTTAGATTTAGATGAAATATTATTTACCAAAGTCGCTAAATATTTTAGAAAAAAAAGCATAAATAAAACACTCAATGATGAAAAGGTAGTCCATTTATTTAACATTAAGCATAAGCTCAATATTTTAGCCAATGCAATAACTGGTTTGTCAATTAATATTTTTCCAGCAAAAAGAGAAGGTGGTTATAAAAACGACAATTTTTTCTTGCCAGTAAATATGATGCTTTTTTCAACGAAACAATTAAATGAACAATACTATATATATAGAATACTGTATTTATATATACAACAAAAATTAAATTTTAATTGGCAATCAGATGGAGTAGTTGATGAAGCATTGTCTCAACAAAAAGCAACCGAATATGCTCCAATAATTTTAAAGCAATTGTTTGAAGAATTTCCTTCAATTGAAAAAATATATAATACTTTAAAAGAAGAATTAATTAAACAAGCCAAAAATAATATTGTAGCTATTAATTGGTTGTATGGAAAATGGATGGTAAATCAACCAGAAGTTAATAATAACATTTTAACACATACTATTTCTAGTGATAATAAAAAACTGCAACAAGAACAAGCAATACAAACAACCATTAAAGTTAAAGCAGTAGAAGAACTTATTAATGTAACTATCGACAAAAAACAACAAGAAGATTATGTACTTAATCATAGTTTTGAAAAAGTAGAAACAGCAGACGAATTTCATGGCAATTGGAGAGATTTTGATGGCAGCGATGAGCTAGAAGATCATAGCGATGCTTTAGATGAATTAGATATGAAATTTACAGTTCGAGCTGATGACATCGTACATTCTGTTTATCATTCAGACTTTGTAGAAAATATGGCTATTGCAGAAAGTAAAGAAACCGAAACTGATAATAACTATATTCTTTATAATGAATGGAATTATCAAAAAAAATCATATAGAAAAGAATACTGTAAAGTATTTCCAAAAAGAATAACAGAAACCAATATTGAATTATATAAAAATACTTTACAGGAATATAGAACAGTGTTATTGTCCTTGCGAAAAATGTTAGCCAACATCAACAATAAACAACAGCAAATAAAAAGACAAACAGATGGTACAGAATTTGATTTAGATGCTTTAACCGATTTCTATACTGATATTTATGCGAAGCAATCTCCTAATGAAAAAATTTATATTGCACAGAGAAAAAGAGAAACAGATTTGTCTATTCTAATTTTATTAGATACTAGTTTGTCGAGTGATGGATATGCTAATAGCAACAAAATTATTGATGTAGAAAAGAAAGTCTCTATTTTATTTGGTGAAATCTTAAATGAAAATAAAGTTGATTTTGCTATAGGCAGTTTTTATTCTAAAACAAGAAATTATACTGTGTATCAAACAATAAAAGCATTTGACGATAGTTGGCAAAATGCAAAATATATTGTTGGAGCAGTTCAACCTTGTGGCTATACTAGAATTGGTGCTGCATTAAGACATGCAACACAACTAATAGCACAAAGATCATCAAAAAACAAATGGGTAATTTTATTATCTGATGGAAAACCAAACGACTATGACAAGTACGAAGGCAGTTATGGCATTTATGATGTAAAGCAAGCATTGAAAGAAATGCATCAACAAAATATCAATTCATTTGCATTAGCAATAGAAGCCAATGCCAAATATTATTTACCACAAATGTTTGGACAGAATCACTTTCAAATAGTTACCAATCCAATAGACTTATTACAATCGGCAGTAAAATTATATGAAAAAATAAAACTATATTCGCAGTAA
- a CDS encoding CbbQ/NirQ/NorQ/GpvN family protein produces the protein MTTMPYYKIVDKEVDVFDKTYQNKLPLLIKGPTGTGKSRFVEYMAAQHNKEMITVSCHEETSATDLVGRYIIKGAETVWMDGPLTRAVKQGAILYLDEIAEARPDVIVIIHSLTDHRRELYIDKLGITIKAHNDFMLVASYNPGYQRGFKELKPSTRQRFVAITFNYPKQSVEQEIVENETNLASADAKSLVNIANKIRNLTELGLTETVSTRLLVDAAHLIVSGLPKRLSVKTAIIEPLTDEQEVIEALEDLCNLLI, from the coding sequence ATGACAACAATGCCCTATTACAAAATTGTAGATAAGGAGGTAGATGTTTTTGATAAAACATATCAAAACAAATTGCCTTTATTGATAAAAGGACCAACGGGTACTGGCAAATCAAGGTTTGTTGAGTATATGGCAGCTCAACACAATAAAGAAATGATTACTGTAAGTTGCCATGAAGAAACTTCTGCAACCGATTTAGTTGGAAGATATATTATTAAAGGTGCTGAAACTGTTTGGATGGACGGACCTTTAACCAGAGCAGTAAAACAAGGTGCCATTTTATATCTTGATGAAATTGCAGAAGCACGACCAGATGTAATAGTTATTATACATTCTCTAACCGACCATAGACGAGAATTATATATAGATAAACTAGGAATTACTATAAAAGCACACAACGATTTCATGTTAGTAGCTTCTTACAATCCAGGATATCAAAGAGGTTTTAAAGAACTTAAACCTTCTACAAGACAAAGATTTGTAGCAATAACATTTAACTATCCAAAACAATCTGTTGAACAAGAAATTGTTGAGAACGAAACCAACTTAGCTAGTGCTGATGCCAAGAGCTTGGTTAACATTGCCAATAAAATTAGAAATTTAACAGAACTTGGATTAACAGAAACAGTATCTACTCGTTTGTTAGTAGATGCTGCACATTTAATCGTTTCTGGTTTGCCAAAAAGATTGTCGGTTAAAACAGCTATTATTGAACCACTTACAGATGAACAAGAAGTTATTGAAGCATTAGAAGATTTGTGTAACTTATTAATCTAA
- a CDS encoding cbb3-type cytochrome c oxidase subunit I, which translates to MKYKSQKVAYWFFAFSMLLLVLQLVYGFIMSFAHMGFDGLHNFIPFNTARAVHTNLLVVWLLSGFMGAAYYIIPEEAQHELVSVKLAYVQLISLAVVGVVAIIGYHFNYWEGRKFLEIPRPLDYLVVVNVLTFLGIILMTLFKGKQRTTTSLVLTMGLVFAALLYLPGMIWFDNQTVDSFFRWWVVHLWVEGVWELIMGGILAFLLIKLTGVDREVIEKWLYIIVGLTFLSGILGTGHHYYYIGVGKIWLIVGGIFSALEPLAFLGMALFALAMYRKGERNHPNKQALYWTLGAAIVSFIGAGLLGMAHTLPQVNLYTHGTLVTAMHGHLAFWGAYGMIVFAFISFAMPNLTGRKLYETVAGQLAFWLTTIGMLGMTSAFAVAGVAQVYLERRMGLDFGMVQKEIEVHFLVLTICATLFTTGVILFIYEFIKYGKPNDEALVVSE; encoded by the coding sequence ATGAAATATAAATCACAAAAAGTTGCCTATTGGTTCTTTGCATTTTCTATGCTATTGTTGGTATTACAATTAGTATATGGTTTTATTATGAGTTTTGCTCATATGGGTTTTGATGGATTACACAACTTTATTCCATTTAACACAGCAAGAGCAGTGCATACCAATTTATTAGTTGTTTGGTTATTATCTGGATTTATGGGAGCAGCTTACTACATTATTCCAGAAGAAGCACAACACGAATTAGTAAGTGTAAAATTAGCATATGTACAATTAATCTCACTAGCAGTAGTTGGTGTTGTTGCCATTATTGGTTATCACTTTAACTATTGGGAAGGAAGAAAATTCTTAGAAATACCACGACCATTAGACTACTTAGTCGTAGTAAATGTATTAACCTTTTTAGGAATTATTTTAATGACTTTATTTAAAGGAAAACAACGCACCACAACTTCATTAGTACTAACAATGGGTTTGGTTTTTGCAGCATTACTATATCTTCCAGGAATGATTTGGTTCGACAATCAAACTGTCGATTCTTTCTTTAGATGGTGGGTAGTACACTTATGGGTTGAAGGTGTTTGGGAATTAATCATGGGTGGTATCTTAGCCTTTTTATTGATAAAACTAACAGGTGTAGATAGAGAAGTTATTGAAAAATGGTTATACATTATCGTTGGTTTAACTTTCTTATCAGGAATACTAGGAACAGGACACCATTACTACTATATAGGTGTAGGAAAAATTTGGTTAATTGTTGGAGGAATTTTTTCTGCATTAGAGCCATTAGCATTTTTAGGTATGGCACTATTTGCTTTAGCAATGTATAGAAAAGGCGAAAGAAATCATCCAAATAAACAAGCTTTATATTGGACATTAGGTGCTGCTATTGTTTCATTTATTGGTGCTGGATTACTAGGAATGGCACATACACTACCACAAGTAAATTTATATACACATGGTACTTTAGTAACAGCAATGCACGGTCACTTAGCTTTTTGGGGAGCATATGGTATGATTGTTTTTGCCTTTATTAGTTTTGCTATGCCAAATTTAACAGGAAGAAAACTGTACGAAACAGTAGCTGGTCAGTTAGCTTTTTGGTTAACTACTATTGGTATGTTAGGCATGACAAGTGCTTTTGCTGTAGCAGGTGTTGCTCAAGTTTATTTAGAAAGAAGAATGGGCTTAGATTTTGGTATGGTACAAAAAGAAATTGAAGTACATTTCTTAGTACTTACAATTTGTGCTACTCTATTTACTACAGGAGTAATTCTGTTTATATACGAATTTATTAAATACGGAAAACCAAACGATGAAGCTTTAGTCGTTTCAGAATAA
- a CDS encoding cytochrome c: MLSKSQARFFFLGGTVVTFLVFIVLSWDSLANDVPKQTHSEQLSDAVVRGKEIWEKNNCMGCHTILGEGAYYAPELTRVIDRRGEGFVKVVLTNPVPWAPNGRKMVAYHMSEEDANDVIAFLKWINETDLNGFPAKPDLK, encoded by the coding sequence ATGTTATCAAAATCACAAGCACGGTTTTTCTTCTTAGGAGGAACTGTTGTAACATTTTTAGTATTCATTGTACTATCGTGGGATTCGTTAGCCAATGATGTACCAAAACAAACACATTCAGAACAACTTTCTGATGCTGTTGTAAGAGGTAAAGAAATTTGGGAAAAAAATAACTGTATGGGTTGCCATACTATTTTAGGTGAGGGTGCTTACTATGCACCAGAACTTACTCGAGTTATTGACAGAAGAGGCGAAGGTTTTGTAAAAGTAGTACTTACCAATCCAGTTCCTTGGGCACCTAATGGAAGAAAAATGGTAGCTTATCATATGTCTGAAGAAGATGCTAATGATGTTATAGCTTTTTTAAAATGGATTAACGAAACAGATTTGAATGGTTTTCCTGCAAAACCAGATTTAAAATAA
- the dusB gene encoding tRNA dihydrouridine synthase DusB → MIKIGNISFEAFPFILAPMEDVSDPPFRALCKQYGADLMFTEFISSEGLIRDAKKSVQKLDIFDYERPIGIQMFGGDETVMSESAKIIEQANPDIIDINFGCPVKKVVCKMAGAGILQDIPKMIRLTEMVVKSTQKPVTVKTRLGWDDNSKHIVEVAERLQDVGIQALSIHGRTRKQMYKGEADWTLIAEVKNNPRMHIPIFGNGDIDSPQKAMEYKNKYGVDGIMIGRAAIGAPWFFKQVKQYFKDGTIVESPDIEERVAVIKQHVQYAIEWKGEVLGILEMRQHYANYLKGLPNIKPYRTLLCTEKSPNIIFEILDDLKANYSLETF, encoded by the coding sequence TTGATTAAAATAGGAAATATAAGTTTTGAAGCGTTTCCATTTATACTTGCACCAATGGAAGATGTAAGCGATCCACCATTTCGTGCTTTGTGTAAACAATATGGTGCCGATTTAATGTTTACTGAATTTATTTCTTCTGAAGGATTAATTAGAGATGCTAAAAAGAGTGTACAGAAATTAGACATTTTCGATTACGAACGACCAATTGGCATTCAAATGTTTGGTGGTGATGAAACAGTAATGAGTGAGTCTGCTAAAATAATTGAGCAAGCCAATCCAGATATTATTGATATTAATTTTGGTTGTCCTGTTAAAAAAGTAGTGTGCAAAATGGCTGGAGCAGGAATTTTACAAGACATTCCAAAAATGATTCGACTAACAGAAATGGTCGTAAAATCAACACAAAAACCAGTTACTGTAAAAACTCGTTTAGGTTGGGATGATAATAGCAAACACATTGTAGAAGTTGCAGAACGATTACAAGATGTAGGCATTCAAGCGTTATCTATTCATGGCAGAACAAGAAAACAAATGTACAAAGGCGAAGCAGATTGGACACTAATTGCGGAAGTAAAAAACAATCCACGAATGCACATTCCAATTTTTGGCAATGGCGATATTGATTCACCACAAAAAGCTATGGAGTATAAAAACAAATATGGTGTTGATGGTATTATGATTGGCAGAGCAGCTATTGGAGCACCTTGGTTTTTTAAACAAGTAAAACAATATTTTAAAGATGGAACCATCGTAGAATCTCCAGATATTGAAGAAAGAGTTGCTGTTATTAAGCAACATGTTCAATATGCTATTGAATGGAAAGGTGAGGTTTTAGGTATTTTGGAAATGCGACAACATTATGCCAATTACTTAAAAGGATTGCCAAATATCAAACCATACAGAACACTATTATGTACAGAAAAATCACCCAATATAATTTTTGAAATTTTAGATGATTTAAAAGCAAATTATTCTCTAGAAACTTTTTAA
- a CDS encoding CPBP family intramembrane metalloprotease yields the protein MEELKSNFNKYPYPVQLILLFVIFGFCFFGGQLLAGGIMVAAYGLAVIDIKNLLTEAVNLHPLRFAQMITTLVVFLLPAMLFSKLTTNDYFDYPKKKSYNKQLLFLIPLLIISFYPLLSVVFEINKNSFFADWLVSQQEEYKLLIENLLSGTSVSTFLINFLMIAILPAIAEEWFFRGTLQEFLSKKANIHFAIIWSAIVFSLIHFEFSGFLPRIALGVLLGYIYYFSGNIWLAVLAHLFNNGMEVLGVYLGNIGVISKDLTGDPTMPSAVIIITSTIAFAVLMMLFYKIGNKKSTTFVS from the coding sequence ATGGAAGAATTAAAATCAAACTTTAATAAATATCCATATCCAGTTCAATTGATTTTACTTTTTGTAATTTTTGGATTTTGTTTTTTTGGCGGACAATTACTCGCTGGTGGAATTATGGTAGCTGCTTATGGTTTAGCTGTAATTGACATTAAAAATTTACTTACCGAAGCTGTTAACTTGCATCCATTACGCTTTGCACAAATGATTACTACTCTTGTTGTATTTCTGTTGCCTGCAATGTTGTTTAGCAAATTAACCACCAATGACTACTTCGATTATCCTAAGAAAAAGAGTTATAATAAGCAACTGCTTTTCTTAATTCCACTTCTAATTATTAGTTTTTATCCTTTGCTGAGTGTTGTGTTTGAAATCAATAAAAATTCTTTTTTTGCAGATTGGCTAGTATCACAACAAGAAGAATACAAGCTATTGATAGAAAATTTATTATCTGGAACAAGTGTAAGTACTTTTCTAATTAATTTTTTAATGATTGCCATTTTACCAGCTATTGCAGAAGAATGGTTTTTTAGAGGAACACTTCAAGAATTTCTATCAAAAAAAGCCAATATACACTTTGCTATAATATGGTCAGCTATTGTTTTTAGTCTAATTCATTTTGAGTTTTCTGGTTTTCTTCCAAGAATAGCTTTAGGTGTTTTACTTGGATATATCTATTATTTTTCTGGCAATATTTGGTTGGCTGTACTAGCACATTTATTTAACAATGGCATGGAAGTTTTGGGTGTTTATTTAGGTAATATAGGTGTTATTTCTAAAGATTTAACAGGCGATCCTACGATGCCTAGTGCTGTTATAATTATAACTAGTACAATTGCATTTGCAGTTTTGATGATGCTTTTTTATAAAATTGGTAATAAAAAAAGCACTACTTTTGTGAGCTAA